Proteins encoded by one window of uncultured Methanobrevibacter sp.:
- the carA gene encoding glutamine-hydrolyzing carbamoyl-phosphate synthase small subunit, whose protein sequence is MVKMAKLALEDGTVLKGEGFGYETTKLGELVFSTGMGGYTESLTDPSFKGEILMSTYPLEGNHGVSEDWYQSDKIQVEGFVCREVCREVSNWGPQKTLDDFLKEFKTPGISGIDTRDLTLKIRERGSLKAAITTENIDDDKLIEMAKSQPSIEDVDVVPLVSTKEIKIFNEDADKKVALIDCGVKRNIVNSFLERDIGVILFPYDTDYKTVLDYSPNGLMITSGPGNPDRVTETIETMKKLSNRLPIFGICMGQQLIAKSFGARSYKMKFGHRGENQPVKDLNTGKVFITSQNHGFTIDKESLKETDLVLTHVNLNDGTPEGISHKELPMRCIQYHPEAGPGPNDTRNTFDEFSQMMDDY, encoded by the coding sequence ATGGTAAAAATGGCTAAATTAGCTTTGGAAGATGGTACTGTTTTAAAAGGTGAAGGATTTGGTTATGAAACTACCAAATTAGGAGAACTTGTTTTCTCTACTGGTATGGGTGGTTACACCGAATCATTAACTGACCCGTCTTTTAAAGGAGAAATTTTAATGTCCACTTATCCTTTAGAAGGAAATCATGGGGTAAGTGAAGATTGGTATCAATCTGATAAGATTCAGGTTGAAGGATTTGTTTGTCGTGAAGTTTGTCGTGAAGTTTCCAACTGGGGACCTCAAAAAACTTTGGATGATTTTTTAAAAGAGTTTAAAACTCCCGGAATTAGTGGAATCGACACCAGGGATTTAACCTTAAAAATCCGTGAGAGAGGTTCACTTAAAGCAGCAATAACCACTGAAAATATTGATGATGATAAACTGATTGAAATGGCAAAATCACAGCCAAGCATTGAAGATGTTGATGTTGTGCCTTTAGTTTCAACAAAAGAAATCAAAATTTTCAATGAAGATGCTGATAAGAAAGTTGCTTTAATCGATTGTGGAGTAAAAAGGAATATTGTAAATTCATTTTTGGAAAGAGATATAGGTGTTATTTTATTCCCGTATGATACTGATTATAAGACTGTTCTTGATTACTCTCCAAATGGTTTGATGATTACTTCAGGACCTGGAAATCCGGATAGGGTAACAGAAACTATCGAAACTATGAAAAAACTATCCAACAGATTACCTATTTTTGGAATCTGTATGGGTCAGCAATTGATTGCTAAATCTTTTGGAGCAAGATCTTATAAAATGAAATTCGGACACCGTGGTGAAAACCAGCCTGTAAAAGATTTAAATACAGGAAAAGTATTTATCACATCTCAAAATCATGGATTTACAATTGATAAGGAATCTTTAAAAGAAACAGACTTAGTCTTAACTCATGTTAACTTAAATGATGGAACTCCTGAAGGTATTTCCCACAAGGAGTTGCCTATGCGTTGTATACAGTACCACCCTGAAGCAGGTCCTGGTCCAAATGATACAAGAAATACTTTTGATGAGTTTAGTCAAATGATGGATGATTATTAA
- a CDS encoding DEAD/DEAH box helicase, whose amino-acid sequence MSRNTEKLAKKQLKNPADYNRFKKLIKETKIYDAPKTLTGELRPYQKIGYSWLIQNIRYKFGSILADDMGLGKTMQVLSAILYYKEHGILEDKSCLIIVPPTLIPNWENEIKKFTPDLTYFIYHGSNRTFPLEDYDIILTSYGVIRQDLDMFLDRIWFLCVIDEAQNIKNPNTQQTKAIKEVQARTKIAITGTPIENKLTDYWSIFDFVNKGYLSSLDSFKANYVMRIERLEETETLEKFKTITKPFVMRRLKTDDNIKDELPDKIVNDIYCSLTNKQIKLYNAIMDGIFEDLEGKTGIERRGIILNIITGLKQTCNHPAQFLRSDNPKISESGKMELLITILENILDMNEKVIIFTQYAQMGEIIRKLVSKKLKTDVLFLHGSLSQQKRTEVIDKFQENKDYKILVATLKTGGVGLNLTAAQNVIHYDLWWNPAIENQATDRVHRIGQKSDVMVYRFITKGTLEEVIDEMSKNKLNLAEKAISSDETFITEMTDEELKEKLSLRL is encoded by the coding sequence ATGAGCCGCAATACTGAAAAACTAGCTAAAAAACAATTGAAAAATCCTGCAGATTATAACAGGTTTAAAAAATTAATAAAAGAAACCAAAATTTATGATGCTCCCAAAACTTTAACCGGAGAGTTAAGACCATACCAAAAAATCGGTTATTCCTGGCTGATTCAAAATATACGATATAAATTTGGAAGCATTCTGGCTGATGATATGGGTCTCGGTAAAACAATGCAGGTATTGTCTGCAATTCTATACTATAAGGAACACGGCATTTTAGAAGACAAATCCTGCCTGATAATTGTGCCACCTACACTGATTCCAAATTGGGAAAACGAAATCAAAAAATTCACTCCTGATTTGACTTATTTTATATATCACGGATCAAATAGAACATTTCCTTTAGAAGATTATGACATCATCTTAACCTCATACGGCGTCATTAGACAGGATTTAGATATGTTTTTAGATAGAATATGGTTTTTATGTGTCATTGATGAAGCTCAAAACATTAAAAATCCGAATACCCAACAGACAAAAGCTATTAAAGAGGTTCAGGCAAGGACAAAAATCGCCATAACCGGTACACCAATTGAAAATAAACTAACTGATTACTGGTCAATATTTGATTTTGTAAACAAAGGATACCTATCATCACTGGACAGTTTCAAAGCGAATTATGTAATGCGAATTGAAAGATTAGAAGAAACAGAAACCTTAGAAAAGTTCAAGACAATAACAAAACCATTTGTCATGAGGCGCCTTAAAACCGATGACAACATCAAGGACGAACTTCCTGATAAAATTGTAAATGACATCTACTGCAGCCTGACAAATAAGCAAATCAAATTATACAATGCAATAATGGACGGCATCTTCGAAGACCTGGAAGGAAAAACAGGCATTGAAAGACGTGGAATCATATTAAACATTATCACAGGATTAAAACAGACATGCAATCATCCAGCACAGTTTTTGCGTTCAGACAATCCCAAAATCTCCGAATCCGGAAAGATGGAATTGTTGATTACAATTTTAGAGAATATCTTGGACATGAATGAAAAAGTGATAATATTTACCCAATATGCTCAAATGGGTGAAATCATACGAAAATTGGTTTCCAAAAAGCTAAAAACCGACGTACTGTTCCTGCACGGTTCACTTTCCCAACAAAAGCGAACGGAAGTGATTGATAAATTTCAGGAAAATAAGGATTATAAGATTTTAGTTGCAACACTTAAAACCGGAGGTGTTGGACTGAACCTGACTGCAGCACAAAACGTTATTCATTATGACTTATGGTGGAATCCCGCTATTGAAAACCAAGCTACAGACAGGGTACACAGAATAGGTCAGAAAAGTGATGTGATGGTTTATAGATTCATCACAAAAGGAACACTTGAAGAAGTGATTGACGAGATGAGCAAAAACAAATTGAATCTCGCTGAGAAGGCAATAAGTAGTGATGAAACATTCATTACCGAAATGACAGACGAAGAGCTGAAGGAAAAATTATCATTGAGACTGTGA